The DNA segment aaattcagattaaatactatataaatattcAGCTTTCACCTTTAGTATGCTCCTataaatgatctattaatgcattacaaagtgcaaaataagcatattttttcttaattcttTTGTATCGAgctaaaaattattcaaatcgATGATTTGCATCTACTATCATTTCTACCGTTGGAGGCGGACATGCCCAATCATCTTGAATTGGTGCATTAAAATCACACTCATCCTCGATTATCATGTTGTGCAGTATAACACATGTAGTTATTATATCATGTAGCACTTTCTTTCTCCAAATACGTGATGGTCCTACAACAATTGCAAAACGAGCTAGCAAAACTCTGAATGCATGTTCAACATCTTTTCGACATGATTCTTGTTTTATCACGAAATATTTCTTTTATGGCGAACATGGGTCACGAATAGTTTGCACAAGGGTTGACCATTTTAGATATATATTGTCAGCTAAATAATAACTCATAtcatattttttttcttgaataatATAATGGGTGGGAGGAGCAATACCTGCAgcaaaattgaaaaacaaatgtGATGACTCTAAAACATAAATGTCATTATTGGTGCCCGGCATACCAAAATATGCATACCATATCCAAATGTCATAATCAATTACATGTTCAAAAATTATTGGTGGGGATCCACTACGACCTGCGTATTGTCTAGTCCATACTATTGGATAATTTTTCCATCTCCAATGCATGCAGTCTAGACTGCCTAATATTCCTGGAAAATCACGATGTTCACCGATGTGCAAAGCCTTGCAACATCGTTAGATGTTGGTGATCTCAAATACTTCTCGCCAAAAACCTCTGCAATAGCTCGACAAAATCTCTTCATGCTTTCAATTGCAGTCGACGCTCCAATTTTTACATATTCGTCAGTGGTATTCACTGGCGCATCGCATGCCAATATTTTAAACACGAAAGTGATTTTTTGTAGCGTATATAATCCAAAGCTACCTACCGCATCAACGTGTTGATCGAAGTACATATCATGACCTTCAATTGCATCAACAATTCGAAGGAACAAATTCCGGAACATCCGATATCTACGAAGAAATTGTCCCTCATTAAAGCGGGGATTATCTGAAAACGACATACATCCCTACTGAGTTATTATGTTATTTACCGTAGttttaatttttatgtattttaatttaatatattttcaattttaatgtatgttcaattttaaattttagcaacatttaatattttatatttgcacctttcaattttagcaacatctaatattttatatttgcaccattttattttttgagataATTATATATGTTTTGTacaattataatttataataaaattaacttacaattttacataaaaataataaatgcatgaaaattaattatcaaaattatacgccaaagttaagatgtaaaattaatattataaagatattacataaatataattatgtatatataaagagataaattaaaagagttaaataataaaaatataagaagAGATAAATTTaaagagttaaataataaaaataataataaagtaataagaAATAGTAATGGAGGAGATGAATAGTGTCACTCCAAATTTGAAGTGACACTATTCATCCCCCATTTTGCAGCCAAAAATGCAGCAGCTTTGGAAACCAATTACTGCAAAAACCACCTGCATTATAGCAAATACAGTTGGCGTTGGAGATGCCCTAATatatcctaccaaacgacccttaAAATATGTAATCTTAGGACGTACATTTAGCGCCTTGTTAagtgttgtcacgaccccaattttcctccgtaggatatcgtgacggcacctagtctctaagactaggtaagcctcacacttactaaattaatagaagaattcaaccatcaatgataaatatgaaatagaaatctttatacataacttacaattctcaaaaccggtagtacaagtcataagctctactgggTTTGCTAGAAAATTCCTAAATGCAACTGTTCGGAATGGAATTAAACAGTATAATaaaaatatcagaaggtgactccgaggcctgtgaATGCGACGGCAGGTTTACGTTGAGTCTCCACAGCTCGACCAGCCAGCTAATAATAAACAACAACCGTggcatctggatctgcacaaaaatgtgcagaagagtagtataagtacaccacagtggtatccaataagtatcaagactaacctcgatggagtaatgacgagggacagtcaagacacctaccggactAAACAACCTTAACAAGTGTGTAGATGAACTAACAGAGAAAACAATATTAACATAAAGCTAAGCAGGATAAGGAATACAAAATAATACTTGCAATTATACACTAGTAAAATCAATATTCAGCAGGACGCAGTCATGTAATAATGTTGTAAAGTAACTGATCACAGTCTAAACCCGGGGAAAACAAATAAAGGGAAAAACcagcaacaactcaataagaacaaccgcaTTCACACCAGATCTGTTCAGgcatttccacgaggtaccgaatCTCATAATCACAGCTCACGGGTTCCAATTCATGAActctaatcacttggcatcttgtgcccacattacaactcaTAACTGCACGGATGATTGACATGCCAATAGAACAAtcctcacacagaaggcaagaaGACAAGAATACATATAATGGTTAATGAAGTCAGGATTCACCTTTTGAAgccgatatgggtgatttaactatgtgtatgcttgtgcaagtgttctactaCCATTCCAGTCAATAAATAGGAGCATAGACAATGAATAGCATATAATAAACAATCACCACGAAATGTACAGTATAATAAAAGCAGCAATGAAGTTTGAAGCAACTACCAGCACAACAAGATTTGCTACATAGAACTGGGCAAAAAGTGCATCACGGAGGAAAATAATTAGTAGTATGCTAAGGAAAATTACAATCAAATACAAGTGCACAGAAAAGGGTAAATGACAATAAGAGCCCTCCCAACGTACCGCCTCTTAGTCTCAAATTGTAAAATGAATCACAACTTTCCTCATATCACCGCAGGagactttatatttagttttgaaaattatttttcccgaaatagcatcctgcgTTTTAGCCCAACTTATCACACCATATGGcctctagtagttcccctactagcaacgcgtttcaagcccaccttatctcaccgcatgcatttcaatacttagaccttataccaccgcatgcgtatcaataataacaacagcacgacagaaacctcgtgtaacataataacaaccgcacggcataaacctcgtgcaacacaataacaaccgcacgacagaaacctcgtgcaacataataacaaccgcacgacagaaacctcgtgcaacgcaataacaaccgcatggcagaaacctcgtgcaacgcaataacaaccgcatggcagaaacctcgtgcaaacacataATAATTTTCTCAACAAAACATGtatgccaaaaacataacaactcaaataaatgactttCATAATATGTGTCCACATGCCacaatattttctcaaaataattttaatatcACAACCACGTATAGCCCTCGGCTCAATAACACTGAatgcaacatcaacaacaacaataacataagaatacggcaagtaaatcaacacaagaacttcATGACACAAAGAAACGGAAGAGCGAACTCACAGAGAAAGACACAACAGGGAAATAATAGTCTCAACAAGAATAATTCAACAAGGGAGAGGTAATATGTGACAATGATTCCATGAAAGTGCAATTCGACAACaagagagatagcatgaatcaatgaccctaaataagaatacgtcaacaatgaaagggataacaaacttcaattaaggataagcaattacagaagagataataatgatttcaataaaggttaagcaattacggaaaggatagcatgacaataaaaaggggcaacaacttcagttaaggcacataagattTTAATTGgcaataagggtagaacatgaagcaattaatttcaATTAAGACATGTAGGGGTGAATTTAGTAATGgggatttaacatgacaaaacaacttcatatttaatggacataagaacctaagagccctaaacgatcaaattttcacaaataaatccgaacacgtactcgtcacctcgcgtacacggccttcacatgacacaattagtacaaatgactcaaatcctaagaggtagttctcccacacaaagttaggcaagatacttacctcaaagaagctagactattactctaaaatgaccttctcgcaTGAAACAActtccggacggctcaaatctaaccaaaataacttcaattcataaataaaactcataacaaataattccggataataaggtttcgaaatttaattaaaactaaaaagtcaacccaaaagtcaaagcccgggcccgcacctcggaattcaataaaatttacaaaatccgaacacccattccgatacgagttaaaccataccaaaattaataaATTCCGACAACAAttcaacctccaaatcttcattttatatttttgaaagattttacaaactTTTCCCAaattccaacttaattcactaattaaatgatgaaaatagcaatggATTCATGAGATATAACAAGATTCGGGTAGAGAACACTTCCCCCAATGAGTTGCTTGAAACACCCACAAAAGatctcccaaaaccgaggtctataactcaaaatatattaaaaatatcaaACCCTCGACATATATGTGTTCTGCTCAGCgccattcgcatttgcgaatggaaaagccgcacctgcggcctcgcatttCCAGGCCAagatccgcatctgcgaaaatacAGCCGCACCAGCGACATCGCAGAAGCGCCAAAAGAACCGTAGGAGCG comes from the Nicotiana tabacum cultivar K326 chromosome 14, ASM71507v2, whole genome shotgun sequence genome and includes:
- the LOC107772716 gene encoding LOW QUALITY PROTEIN: uncharacterized protein LOC107772716 (The sequence of the model RefSeq protein was modified relative to this genomic sequence to represent the inferred CDS: inserted 1 base in 1 codon; substituted 1 base at 1 genomic stop codon) — its product is MSFSDNPRFNEGQFLRRYRMFRNLFLRIVDAIEGHDMYFDQHVDAVGSFGLYTLQKITFVFKILACDAPVNTTDEYVKIGASTAIESMKRFCRAIAEVFGEKYLRSPTSNDVARXLHIGEHRDFPAAGIAPPTHYIIQEKKYDMSYYLADNIYLKWSTLVQTIRDPCSPXKKYFVIKQESCRKDVEHAFRVLLARFAIVVGPSRIWRKKVLHDIITTCVILHNMIIEDECDFNAPIQDDWACPPPTVEMIVDANHRFE